The Megasphaera stantonii genome includes a window with the following:
- a CDS encoding IS30 family transposase: MCHYHHLTLSERENLLFFRAQSYSISRIAAALGRDKSTISRELRRNTVNGKYLPITAQQQYARRRKACKPHKRLENAELFALVKNLFLVHHWSPEEIAGRLQLEHQKALLSYATIYRAIYAGMFDETSSSHGSRGAVRRLRHHGKSRHTRQYQERRGSIPISHDISERPAGAANRSRRGHWECDTIAGKTGKACLVTLVDRKSRYLVGGKAAKKTAQAVNTVLLQVLQGQPVKSLTPDRGKEFAHHAAVTEALNGVPFYFPPPHQPWQRGSNENTNGLVREYFPKGTDITLVPEAYVQAVFAELNRRPRKCLGYKTPYEVHYSKKLHLA; this comes from the coding sequence ATGTGCCACTATCATCATCTTACTCTATCTGAACGAGAAAATCTACTCTTTTTTCGCGCGCAGTCCTATTCTATCTCTCGAATTGCGGCGGCCCTCGGCCGAGATAAATCCACGATCTCACGGGAACTACGCAGAAATACAGTGAACGGCAAGTATCTGCCCATCACCGCACAACAACAGTATGCCCGCCGCCGTAAGGCATGCAAGCCTCACAAGCGGTTAGAGAATGCCGAGCTATTCGCATTGGTTAAAAATCTCTTCCTGGTGCATCATTGGTCCCCAGAAGAAATTGCCGGACGCTTGCAGCTGGAACATCAGAAGGCACTCCTTAGCTATGCAACGATTTACCGCGCCATATATGCCGGTATGTTTGATGAAACGTCGTCCTCCCATGGGTCCCGCGGTGCGGTCCGCCGCTTGCGGCATCATGGAAAATCCCGGCATACCCGGCAATATCAGGAACGACGGGGTTCTATTCCCATCTCTCACGATATTTCGGAACGGCCAGCAGGAGCCGCTAACCGCTCCCGGCGAGGACATTGGGAATGTGATACCATAGCAGGAAAGACAGGAAAAGCCTGTCTGGTTACGTTGGTAGATAGAAAGAGCCGGTATCTGGTAGGAGGCAAAGCAGCCAAAAAGACAGCACAAGCCGTCAATACGGTATTGCTTCAGGTACTGCAAGGGCAACCTGTAAAAAGCCTTACGCCGGACAGAGGAAAAGAGTTCGCCCATCATGCCGCTGTCACGGAGGCCTTGAACGGCGTGCCGTTTTATTTCCCGCCGCCGCATCAGCCCTGGCAGCGGGGAAGCAACGAAAATACCAATGGCCTAGTCCGAGAGTATTTCCCGAAAGGGACGGACATCACACTCGTTCCAGAAGCCTATGTGCAAGCTGTTTTTGCAGAACTAAATCGCCGTCCCCGAAAATGTTTAGGATACAAAACGCCATACGAAGTACATTACTCTAAAAAGTTGCACTTAGCTTGA
- a CDS encoding DUF6734 family protein, whose translation MDAIHILRKKKYIADFEIFVMVLSALEWRKHNGNIKLVTDQLGLDFVQKHGIANVWNRIDVSLDELNELPIRENVFWAGAKIVALQQQKAPCVMMDLDFIVWKTLDFSKYENEVAVIHREAIDMSIYPPKEFFHVKDYAFDTRWNWSVLPCNTAFSFFGNELLRRMYCDEAIRFMCHADVKDDYLCYMVFAEQRLLAMCADMLQCRIHSFCQLRDLFDGRQNVFTHIWGEKETLRKNKRRIVKLSATF comes from the coding sequence ATGGACGCTATTCACATTTTACGGAAAAAGAAATATATTGCCGACTTTGAAATTTTTGTTATGGTTTTGTCAGCATTAGAATGGAGAAAGCATAATGGAAATATAAAGCTGGTAACTGATCAGTTGGGACTAGATTTTGTTCAGAAACATGGAATTGCCAATGTATGGAATCGTATAGATGTATCATTGGATGAATTAAATGAATTGCCAATTCGTGAAAATGTATTTTGGGCAGGGGCTAAAATAGTAGCTTTACAGCAGCAAAAAGCCCCTTGTGTCATGATGGATTTAGATTTTATTGTGTGGAAGACATTGGATTTTAGCAAATATGAGAATGAAGTAGCTGTTATTCATCGGGAAGCCATTGATATGTCTATCTATCCTCCTAAAGAATTTTTTCATGTTAAGGACTATGCCTTTGATACTCGTTGGAATTGGTCGGTTTTGCCGTGCAATACAGCCTTTTCTTTTTTTGGCAATGAACTGCTGCGCAGGATGTATTGTGATGAAGCAATACGGTTTATGTGCCATGCTGATGTAAAGGACGATTATTTGTGTTATATGGTATTTGCAGAGCAGCGATTGTTGGCCATGTGTGCAGATATGCTGCAGTGTCGCATACATAGTTTTTGTCAGCTGAGGGATTTATTTGATGGCAGGCAGAACGTATTTACCCATATTTGGGGCGAAAAAGAGACGCTGCGGAAGAATAAAAGGCGAATTGTCAAGCTAAGTGCAACTTTTTAG
- a CDS encoding DNA translocase FtsK: MNFFEDELMKEAISEVLRQQKASTTMLQRRFHIGYNRAHRLIQHMETMGIISGKNGYEARKIIMDEGDVIFKYLR, translated from the coding sequence ATGAACTTTTTTGAAGATGAACTCATGAAAGAAGCCATATCAGAGGTCTTGCGGCAGCAAAAAGCCTCGACGACTATGCTGCAGCGGCGCTTTCATATCGGTTATAATCGGGCGCACCGGCTCATTCAGCATATGGAAACGATGGGAATTATCAGCGGAAAAAATGGGTATGAAGCAAGGAAGATTATTATGGATGAGGGGGATGTAATATTTAAGTATTTAAGATGA
- a CDS encoding helix-turn-helix transcriptional regulator yields the protein MSTSKLDRESPDKISRILSLYTKLRDGRCIHAAEEAACHNVTIRSIQRDIKDIQEFLQYRQDEELEPLAYTVVYDRRQKGYVLKNIEAVTFSNSEILAICKILLDSRAFTKPEMTAMLDKLVTNCVAAENQDIIRELIKNEAFHYIEPHHKTVFIDKLWTIGQAIKNHQCIEITYKRSKDKKFVTRKLQPAAIMFSEYYFYLTAFIDDKDLQQHFDVINDSFPTIYRVDRIASLTVLPETFRVLYADRFQEGEFRKRVQFMYGGRLKRIRFIYTGPDVEAILDRLPTAIIEKKDGKAYTISAEVFGDGINMWLRSQGKNIQLLNE from the coding sequence ATGAGTACATCAAAGTTAGATAGAGAATCGCCAGACAAGATCAGCCGCATCCTCAGCCTGTATACGAAATTGCGCGACGGCCGCTGTATCCATGCAGCGGAAGAAGCCGCATGCCACAATGTAACCATCCGCAGCATTCAGCGCGACATCAAGGACATTCAGGAATTTCTTCAGTACCGGCAAGACGAAGAGTTGGAGCCCTTAGCATATACAGTAGTATATGACCGCCGTCAAAAAGGGTATGTATTGAAAAATATCGAAGCGGTTACATTTTCAAACAGCGAAATCCTGGCAATCTGCAAGATTCTCCTGGACAGCCGCGCATTTACAAAGCCGGAAATGACGGCTATGCTCGATAAATTAGTGACTAACTGCGTTGCCGCTGAAAATCAGGATATTATACGGGAACTTATAAAGAACGAAGCCTTTCATTACATTGAGCCCCATCATAAAACGGTCTTCATCGATAAATTATGGACTATTGGCCAAGCCATCAAAAATCATCAGTGCATTGAAATTACGTACAAGCGCTCAAAGGATAAAAAGTTCGTCACACGAAAGCTTCAGCCTGCGGCCATTATGTTTTCAGAATATTATTTTTATTTGACAGCCTTCATTGATGACAAGGACCTGCAGCAGCATTTCGATGTTATTAACGACTCATTTCCGACAATATACCGCGTTGACCGCATTGCCAGCCTGACGGTTCTGCCAGAAACATTTCGCGTCCTATATGCGGACCGTTTCCAGGAAGGAGAATTCCGCAAGCGAGTTCAATTCATGTACGGAGGCCGCCTGAAGCGCATTCGGTTTATCTACACCGGCCCGGATGTCGAAGCCATTCTGGACCGCTTGCCTACAGCAATCATTGAAAAGAAAGATGGCAAGGCGTACACGATTTCAGCAGAAGTATTTGGCGACGGCATCAACATGTGGCTGCGCAGCCAGGGAAAAAATATTCAGCTATTAAATGAGTAA
- a CDS encoding lecithin retinol acyltransferase family protein encodes MGLFDNNFKDTPFSPIISERPKYPETYTFEESCRILKKIAPNSQIAKAAEKLANTEKSIQNVEKALSPAERLADYILSYPLEEALRILKEGDHIKANRTVYSHHAIYIGNGQVIEYNDYRIKISLLEDFSDGDNILKVNDKTKYSRKKIVQRAYSRLGEEKYNIIWNNCENFAEWCRNGE; translated from the coding sequence ATGGGATTATTTGACAATAATTTTAAAGATACACCCTTTTCTCCTATTATTTCAGAACGACCTAAATATCCTGAAACTTATACTTTTGAAGAATCATGTCGCATTTTGAAAAAAATTGCTCCTAATAGTCAAATTGCTAAAGCAGCAGAAAAACTGGCAAATACAGAAAAATCTATTCAAAATGTAGAGAAAGCACTGTCTCCAGCAGAAAGACTTGCAGACTATATATTAAGTTATCCTCTTGAAGAGGCTCTGCGCATATTAAAAGAAGGGGATCATATAAAAGCTAATCGAACGGTTTATAGTCATCACGCTATTTACATAGGCAATGGTCAAGTCATCGAATATAATGATTATAGAATTAAAATCAGCTTGCTGGAAGATTTTTCTGACGGAGACAATATTTTAAAAGTAAATGATAAGACGAAATATTCCAGGAAAAAAATTGTTCAAAGAGCTTATAGCCGATTGGGAGAGGAAAAGTATAATATTATATGGAATAACTGTGAGAATTTTGCTGAATGGTGCAGAAATGGAGAGTGA